The following coding sequences lie in one Phycicoccus duodecadis genomic window:
- a CDS encoding cyanophycinase, whose product MPRRPSTTPTLFIVGGAEDRVGKASLLRQFVKLAGGKKARLVVIPTASSYQDDVAAAYTQVFGRIGVARVEVVNPADREEARDAAAVARVDDATGVFISGGSQLRLSQVFPGTPLGDAIHRAHDRGCVVGGTSAGASIMSDFMISMGEEGVTPRQRASQLSAGLGLLPGVVVDQHFDQRARYGRLMSVIAPSPHLLGVGIDENTAIIVSDRREFTVRGAGAVFVVDCRAARTDAPEARAGAPVLVSGATVHSLPAGATFDLVERRLTGFVEHHPDVLVALATAKA is encoded by the coding sequence GTGCCACGCCGACCCTCGACCACCCCGACCCTCTTCATCGTCGGAGGGGCCGAGGACCGGGTCGGGAAGGCTTCCCTGCTGCGCCAGTTCGTGAAGCTCGCCGGCGGGAAGAAGGCTCGCCTGGTCGTCATCCCGACCGCGTCGTCCTACCAGGACGACGTGGCCGCCGCCTACACCCAGGTGTTCGGCCGGATCGGCGTCGCGCGCGTCGAGGTCGTCAACCCCGCCGACCGCGAGGAGGCGCGCGACGCCGCCGCGGTCGCCCGGGTCGACGACGCCACCGGGGTCTTCATCAGCGGGGGCAGCCAGCTGCGCCTGTCCCAGGTGTTCCCCGGCACGCCGCTGGGCGACGCCATCCACCGGGCCCACGACCGCGGCTGCGTCGTCGGGGGCACCTCGGCCGGGGCGTCGATCATGTCCGACTTCATGATCTCGATGGGCGAGGAGGGGGTCACGCCCCGCCAGCGGGCCAGCCAGCTCTCGGCGGGCCTGGGGTTGCTGCCGGGCGTGGTCGTCGACCAGCACTTCGACCAGCGGGCCCGCTACGGGCGGCTGATGTCGGTGATCGCCCCGTCGCCGCACCTGCTGGGCGTCGGCATCGACGAGAACACCGCCATCATCGTCAGCGACCGCCGCGAGTTCACCGTGCGGGGGGCCGGCGCGGTGTTCGTCGTCGACTGCCGGGCGGCGCGCACCGACGCCCCCGAGGCCCGGGCCGGCGCACCGGTGCTGGTGTCCGGCGCCACGGTCCACAGCCTGCCGGCCGGGGCGACGTTCGACCTGGTCGAGCGCCGTCTGACCGGCTTCGTCGAGCACCACCCCGACGTCCTCGTGGCCCTGGCCACCGCCAAGGCCTGA